In a single window of the Alphaproteobacteria bacterium LSUCC0684 genome:
- the radC gene encoding DNA repair protein RadC: protein MTEMQGSADTGADLHKGHRERLRKKVMKGGTSSLYDYQVIEMLLHYCIPRKDTKSLAKTLLAQHKTVQHLIYAEQEGLLEIPGIGENVVVFFKLLQRLTRDMLHEALIDSNVLSSWQMVVQYCRNEIGFDREEKIAVLYLDSRNRLICSDILAAGTVNRVNVYTREVVREAVLRKAVSIILVHNHPSGDTTPSKQDIEMTRTIRDALRNVDILLHDHLIISPNSCSSFKTMGLL from the coding sequence ATGACGGAAATGCAGGGATCAGCAGACACCGGAGCAGACCTGCATAAAGGTCACCGCGAGCGGTTACGCAAGAAGGTCATGAAGGGTGGCACGTCCAGCCTCTATGACTATCAAGTCATTGAAATGCTGTTGCATTACTGCATCCCGCGAAAAGACACCAAATCTCTGGCCAAGACATTGCTGGCACAGCACAAGACCGTTCAGCATCTCATTTATGCAGAACAGGAAGGCCTGCTTGAAATTCCGGGTATTGGCGAGAATGTCGTCGTTTTCTTCAAACTGCTGCAACGGCTGACCAGGGACATGCTGCATGAAGCGCTGATCGACAGCAACGTTTTGTCATCATGGCAGATGGTGGTGCAGTATTGCCGCAATGAAATCGGCTTTGATCGTGAGGAAAAGATAGCGGTTTTGTATCTCGATTCCCGCAACCGGTTGATCTGCTCGGATATTCTTGCCGCAGGAACAGTCAACCGGGTGAATGTGTATACCCGTGAAGTCGTGCGGGAGGCAGTGCTGAGGAAAGCCGTATCTATTATCCTTGTTCACAATCATCCTTCCGGTGACACAACCCCGTCCAAACAGGATATTGAAATGACGCGGACGATCAGGGATGCCTTGAGGAATGTGGATATCCTTCTCCATGATCATTTGATCATCAGCCCGAACAGCTGTTCGAGTTTCAAAACCATGGGACTTTTATGA